In the Longimicrobium sp. genome, one interval contains:
- a CDS encoding IS4 family transposase, translating to MAGVPAGLPPGIRISDHISLGVIARAFPPERVQQVLAETGKASERERDLPAQVRVYYAIALALYMGSSTREVLRCLLEGLRWLWGAAAVKVAGKSGISQARSRLGEAPLRRLYEQVVQPIATRATKGAWYRQWRLVSLDGSCLDVGDTPENSAHFGTPGASRGQTAFPQLRFVALVENGTHVLFGAQLGRYADSETTLAHGVLAALRPGMLCLADRYFFGHALWQRAAGTGADLLWRVKGNLRLPRETVLADGSYLTTLYPSEKDRRHRTGGVRVRVVEYRLEGIAGAEPLYRLVSTILDAAIAPAAELAALYHERWEIEAALAELKTQLRGARVVLRSKTPELVKQEVWGLLLAHFAVRGLMHEAALQADEDPDRLSFSHTVRVVRRKLPQFAALPPSGQACPA from the coding sequence ATGGCTGGTGTTCCTGCGGGTCTCCCGCCCGGCATCCGGATCAGTGACCACATCAGCCTCGGCGTGATCGCCCGGGCCTTCCCGCCCGAGCGAGTGCAGCAGGTCCTGGCCGAGACGGGCAAGGCGAGCGAGCGCGAGCGCGACCTGCCGGCACAGGTGAGGGTCTACTACGCCATTGCCCTTGCGCTCTATATGGGCTCGAGCACCCGCGAGGTACTGCGCTGCCTGCTGGAAGGGCTGCGCTGGCTGTGGGGTGCGGCGGCGGTCAAGGTGGCGGGTAAGAGCGGCATCTCGCAGGCCCGCAGTCGACTCGGCGAAGCGCCGCTGCGTCGGCTGTACGAGCAGGTGGTGCAGCCGATTGCGACGCGCGCCACCAAGGGGGCGTGGTACCGGCAGTGGCGGCTGGTCAGCCTGGATGGCTCCTGCCTGGATGTGGGCGACACCCCCGAGAACAGCGCCCACTTCGGCACTCCCGGCGCCAGCCGCGGCCAGACGGCCTTCCCGCAGCTGCGCTTCGTGGCGTTGGTGGAGAACGGCACGCATGTGCTGTTCGGCGCTCAGCTGGGTCGCTACGCGGACAGCGAGACGACGCTGGCGCACGGGGTGCTGGCCGCGCTCCGGCCGGGCATGCTGTGCCTGGCCGACCGATACTTCTTCGGTCACGCGCTCTGGCAGAGGGCGGCTGGCACGGGCGCTGATCTGCTCTGGCGGGTGAAGGGCAATCTGCGGCTGCCCCGTGAGACGGTGCTGGCCGATGGCTCCTACCTGACAACGCTCTACCCGAGCGAGAAGGACCGGCGGCACCGCACCGGCGGCGTCCGGGTGCGGGTCGTCGAGTACCGGCTGGAGGGCATTGCCGGGGCTGAGCCGCTCTACCGGCTGGTCAGCACCATCCTGGATGCGGCCATTGCGCCGGCCGCGGAGCTGGCGGCGCTGTACCATGAACGCTGGGAGATCGAGGCTGCATTGGCCGAGCTGAAGACGCAGCTGCGCGGGGCTCGGGTGGTGCTGCGCAGCAAGACCCCGGAGCTTGTGAAACAGGAAGTCTGGGGTCTGCTGCTGGCGCATTTCGCCGTGCGCGGCTTGATGCATGAAGCC